The window CCTTAGAGCGAATTAGTACTTTGACTGGGGTAAGACACCAGTCGAGGACACAGATGcatgctgctgtgtctgtgtctgcgtGTTTGTGCCATCTCATATCTTAATGTTCAAACTTTTGAATGAGCAagactgactgtgactgtgcCTGACTTATAACATATAGTGCTTTTCAGGGTGTTACGAAGAGTTTTTTTGAAATCCAGTAATCTGTAAGgatgtaaataatataatgaaGTAGATACAGATATAGTAAAGTGTggagtgtttgttttgatcCATTTTTATCTTGGTTTGTATTgaactttgtctttttacaaaTCTGTAAGGTTGCTGCCATAGTTTTAgttacagttttattaaatttaacattttaggtTTACCCTGACTGTCCACTTGGTTCACTTTCTCCACAGTTCTGGAGAAAGCGGGCACTATTCCTGAAGTTTCGTTCGAGGGTATGGCATGGTAAAACAGGCTTGTGATCTGATGCAACTTTATGCATATGTCTGCTTGCTGGCcagcctttctttcttttttaagaaCTGTCTGTTCAGTGTTGAGTTTCTCtatcaaaatgaaatattcagagAATAAAGCTTGGACATTTGAGTTGAAATCAATACACATTTCTTGGTAGAGGGCTGATTGTTGCTTCTGTACAGCGTGTTTTTTGCTGCAGAGAGTAATGGAAACATGCTGGCATGAGCTATGTGTCGATGCATCATCAGAGTTCATTAAAACTGGAAAAGGCCCTTTCACTTGCTTTGTTCTCACCTGTGATAACTGTCTGCTTCgctgaagagaaaacacaagcctGGTGTTGGAGCATAATTAGAAAGTGCACACTtgcgcacacagacacacacacacacacacaaacagccaggCAAATGACAAGTACTGTTTacagtttaaatgtgtgtgtgtgtgtatgtgtggtctgtcataggctactgtTGGGGACAGATTTAAGACTTAGGaccagttgtgtgtgtgtgtgtttgtatcaccatgtgtgcatttatgtgtgtgagtgtacttTTAGTGTATACAGTCTGTACTTAATCACAACCCTGCCCTGTGCTCATGACAGGACTGAACTGCTGTGGCTAACcaaacactgtactgtatactTCTTCTTTTGAATCCTTTAAAATCTGGTCTTGCTTAAGCAGCCTGTAACcaattttaatgaaaagttgaatattTCCCCTTTTTTAACAACAGCTTATGCAATAAGCTTCCCTAGTAATCTGGTTCCCTCCAGCTAAAGGCTATGATTTAGCCGAGATGACATCAAGAAGTTTCCGAGAGGAGGCAGGGCCGCAACTTTGGTTTGAGAAGTTACATCAAGTTACATAGGTTAATAGAAAAACCATGCTGTTTTACAACCACcttaaatatttagtttgtcaaatcacttttttcccccttagaAAGTATGTGACGCTCTGGTGACTATTAGAGCGCATCAATGTTTACTCAGTCAATGTTAGCCTAACAGTTAGCCAAACATCAACAGGTCTAGACAGAAAACATGATTATCCAGGGCTAGATTGCTTAATAGCCTTCTAATCAACCAACTCAcatttcctttctctctgttcatCCCCCCTTAAAAGACATTAAatcaaactgctgctgttggtgtttCATTGTTACGAACTGCTGCTTGCTTGTTCAGTGAGCGATTTCTCAGGTGAGCATTCATGGAACACGTCCACATCCACAGACCAGACACCAAAATGTAGGCTGTCCCTGTCCGCTGCTTTCTGTGGTAATTTTTTGGAATATATCAATCAGGGCCTAACAGTCAGCAGCTCAATTCACATTCTCTGCCAGAATCTGATGGctattcctaatattttgcttccctcatgtatgttaatgggatGGACAAAAAATTAGGAACATCATTCAATATAATGCGCTCCAGTACACCTCCACCACCCACAATATCACCTCacaatttcaacaaaaactgaaaatgtataagcttcgtaaatgtagaatttgtgtgtgtgtgtgtgtgtgtgtgtgtgtgtgtgtgtgtgtgtgtgtgtgtgtgtgtgtgtgtgtgtgtgtgtgtgtgtgtgtgtgtatttgttgtatgtatatatgtttgaTATAGGCTTTTCCGAACTCTTCttccaaaaaaagaaatgctttgAACATAATATTTTCAAAAGCCCCTCCCTGAAACTAGTAGCCACCTTGTTCTACATTTACCCCCCTTTATTAAGATAAAAGACATCTAAAACACCCGGTAGTTAGGGTTAGTGGTAAATGTATAGAACGCTGCCAGCTTCACTCAGCAGAGGCAGGTCCCAGCAGATGCACTGATTCCATACGGCTGATCTGTAATTACGGCAAATTAGAGAGTTTTGCAGCGACATCCCAGTTAAAGAAAGCACCCACCCTGCTTGGTCAACATGGTCTAATCTAGTCTGGGAGATAATGCACACCCATGGTTAGAATGTATGAATGATTTGGGATAAGAAAACCATGAAAAGGTTTAACACGTTGACACAAATGCCTTTACGGTAGATCAGCAGTAGGAAGTTAGTACAGTAGGAACCAGTGTGGTAAATCCAGCTGTAGCGCTTTGAAACAGTTGTCTTACTTTCATCATCAGTGAAACATGTCTGAGACCAGTTGGTTTTCATTAAGAGTATTCCAATTGCACTTTGTACACGGTCTACAGCTTTAATTGATTGGTTTCAAACAGTGAGTAGTCAGACTGGGGAGTTTATGTtatctgttttggttttctgatgTTCTCCCTTATCGGTCTTGTAGAGACCAGATAACTTCATGTGGCCAGTTGGCTTTTCAGCTgagtttttactgaaatattagACAACATGTTTTAGAGCAGTGAtcctcaaactttttcacatcaagggcccctaaactgacacaaattagaccacagacccccatttgataagattttgtcccagtgTCCCCCATCTGATTTGAAGATTTTTGCTTttggatgttttattacagaaagtgtatgaaacccatgaccaaaatagttacacattctgtcattgtgttacttatgggtggagttatagtgaaaataaattattcccttttttgctagggaccccctggaaccccttcaaggacccctgggggtgcCTGGACCctactttgagaaccactgttttAGAGACTGCTGCAGGCCTTTACTCTCCTGGTGGTCAGTGCTGTACACTATAGTGATGTCACCCCCCTTTTCTGATGTTGTGCTCCTATTACATTAGCTAGCCAGCTGGAAGCAGCTATGCTTCCGGTGAGCTGATGTCATCACTAGGAGTCTCCTGTTCTACTCTCCTTctacctctctccctctctctcttctgaaTGTCTGAGCGAGTGAGGGTTTGTCCTGGGAAGCGAGTGAACTGGATGGAGCTCCTCTGTCCGGGAGGTcggtggagagagagggagggaggcagtgATTTTAGGGCTGGACAGTGCTCCCTAGAGAAAGGCAATTTTGCTCTGTGAGGCAGCTGGCCTTTCTGCTGATGCATCATAACCATAAAGGGAGTGGAGCCATGGAGGTAAAGTGCTCTTCCTTTCCTCCCTACCCACACAGGACAGGGCAAACTCTGTCAGTACTAGAGCACATTAGCCATTGATGTGGCAGAGTTGGATGTCTTGTCATCGTTGTACTAAATGTCTGCATTCTCTGAGTTGTCTGCAGTCCTGTGTAGGTAGCCACTGTAGTGATGTGTAGTGATGACAGTAGGACATGGTATGTGGTTATTTTTAGCTTTCTGAACAGCTGAAGCAGCACTGACTTGCAAGCACTCATGCCTTCCTTTTCTCCCTTGAAGCATTTCTGTGCAGTTAATTTCCCTTCAGCCCCAAGGCTGCTGAGGACACAGCCACTGCAGGACTAGCATTAGCTGCTACACATGCCAGAAATTTCTTTAGTTGCCGATATAGGTGGTTTCGGCCACAATGGGTTCCAGGATTAAATAAAAGCATAGGCAAAGAAAGCACGAGTTAACCTGAATATGGCTGCTGGAGCTCCCTGTTCTGTAGAGACTGGAGTTTATTAATTTGTAATCCTCCCCTCATACTCTTGGCCTTGCTATGATATTAAATCTGAGGTTGTTTAATTGGTTGAGATGCCATGAAGTATTTACAGGATTCTGGTTATCTCTCTGGATTTCAGTCTGTCACACAACACAGATTTCTTTAACCTATTCTCATCCTGGTCAATGAAAGGGTACATGAGCAACATGAAACCTCTTAGTCATAACAGGTATCCTGCATTTAGCATGCTATTCATGTGAGTGAAAACATAATAATCAGTATTGTTTGTTGTAGACAAACAGTCGCGTGTGGTGTGTTGTGGAGGCCTTGTTCTTTGGGTTTTGCTGTTAGCCACTGACACATGAGTTTGATTGTCTTGTCTGCTGTGGTGAATGCATCCAAAGGCTTGTAGAGCTGATACTATActtatgtatgttttaaatgttgtgaCTTGTGTTCTATCTTGTTATAGattgacaaacaacaacaaagtaaagACTCTGTGTTCTTCCGTGACGGACTGCGCAGGGTTGATTTTGTCCTGTCCTATGTTGACGATAAAGATGGTGATAAGAAACAGGTAAGAAGTGACTTCTAGGTACTGTACATATAAGTTATGTTTTCTGAATTCACTGACTGCAAGCAGATGGTTGTAATAACTGcttttgtttcactgtttttatagCTGTATTTCCAACTCAGTGGAGTAATTTtgaatattattaattatggCCTGAACTAAATATCCTGAAATCATCACAATCACACAAAAGAACAGATTATGTTATTTCCACTTTCTGGGTCCTCCTTGCTTTACATAGTAAGAACTGGTTCTCACAGGATATCCTCAGAGCTCACAGTGTGAGTCAGTGGCATACCCCAAATACCACAATACTGATAAAGTTAGATAAACTGTTGTTCTCAGCTTATATCAGTAATCCTCTCAAGGAATTTTCTGAGAAGGTCACTTCTTCACTGAGATCCACTCACAGCCCTATTTTCTTAGTTAAATCAACTCTGAGGCATGTCCATACCGTCGTTGGGTAGATGTCTTTTTGTGGCAAGTCTCTATCAGCTGTTGAGTGTTGAAAGACTTCTAGTGTTTGATACTAGGTTGTTAGCCCTCACATCTGGGTGTTACCACACAACGGATATGAGGCCAGTGAATCAGTGAATCAACAGATCTCTGACCATCAAGAACTTGCTCATTGTTTCCACTTCGTGAGGAAGGGCAAACAGGAGGCTATTTCCTGAGTATTATTCACATGGGCTCTAAAATGTGGCTCTAAATTTCAGCTCTAATGAGGGATAAAATTTCTGTTTGCTTGTCAATTTCCATTGCTGTGACATGGACAATTCCTTTCTATGTGCTTATTtctgaaaacattaaactttatCCTGAGTCTAATATGGTAACTTACTGTATGTCATATCACTGCACTACCACAATAACTTTCACTACTAGTTTGCACTGTTACAACTGCTACGATAAATCCACTGAGCTAACTGACACCGCCTTGTCCACACTGGTTTATAGTTGTTGTTTAGTTGTTTCATATCACTTCTATCACGACTGCACTGGCTGTGATTGCATGTTCACtttgattttacacatttatttgtgttttgctaGATGTGTCATCttgacatttcacatttcacctCACGTTGACTTgacaacattttgtttgttattattaGTTGTTTTGAATGATTTACTTGCATTTGCAGGTTTCAATCTAATTTTAATTAGATaagcacattttatttcacattgctACGCATTATGCCAGTACAGTTAGTGTGTACTAATTAGTGTCATACAataaatattactgtcattGTTGTACGTTGTTGTGGCAGTAAAGGCTttaaactgaaatcacattgataaatacatggatttttttttcctctaaaggACAGGAGGAAGGTTTATGAAGCTAATCTAGTGAATGTCGGCCTGGAGCTGGAGACGGAAGATAAATTGGTGAGAGCCCCTGGTTACTGATTTAATTATGTCTAATCATGTAAAAGGGAATGTAGTCGCCTGCAAATCCATGCATGTATATGTTTCTGTGCTTAAACAGTGAACcagcacaaaaatgtatttgtaatacAGCAAAAGCAAACACTTAATGTCTTTTAGTGAACAAACTGTACATAAAACCTATGAAATGCACTTTTTTCAAGGATCTACTGTTTTTTACTGAATTAGTTTATTCATCAGTAGCCCTGTGCTCATTATGCTGTGACACTTTGTTCACTGTAATAATCAACAGGAGTCAGAAGatggaaaaactttttttgtgaagaTCCACGCTCCGTGGGAAGTGTTGGCCACCTATGCAGAAGTACTGAAGATCAAGGTCCCATTCAAGGCCAACGACATCCCGAACCACAGCGAGATGCCCTTGAACTGGCTGTCCACTCCCTTTCGTCTGCCGGACCACATCATGCACCCTGAGCCAGACTACTTCACGGCTCCGTTCAACAAGAGCAAGTCTGACTTCTTCCTCATcgatgacaaaaacacattcttCCCCCCTTCTGTTCGCAACAGGATAGTAAGGATGCTTTCACCAtgactctcttctctcttttttttgagaatatttttaaattattatttttttaatgtaaatatacagGGACAAGAAAGGAGTCATGAAAACAAGTACAGTACAGCCcagtatatataattttatttacttaaccattttttgaaaatactttttaattatCTCTTAAATATCAACCATGACTTTCTTATCTTGTTTGTGATCCTCAAATTATAACATTTCCTTGATATTCAGCTCAAAACAGAATTTGCTATAAGTACAGTATGCTTTAGTAATATTTtctttactgtacatttttgaatgttgtTGAGTGAAATTCAGCAGGTTATGTCTATTGTGAAAAAATGAATGTCCATTATCTTTAAACTGCCGTGAATACAGAGGAAActttattattctgtttttcatccaaacaattttcaaacctctgaacaacaaaacactaaattcttctgtttctctctgtgccaAGGTCTACTATATCCTGTCCCGATGTTCATACATAAGGGACGAATGTGGGGATAAAGACAAGAAGGGAATCAAGAGGTTACTCAACAATGGCACCTACACGGCTGCCTTCCCTCTGCATGATGTGAGCCTCTTTTGCTAaacttttggcttttttttttatcataggATAACGGAAAGGAATGTGACCTAATTGCTTTTCAACAGCAACATCCTGTTTGAGGCAGTGTTTGCACACCAAGGATGAATAACAGTGCACCTAATGCAGTGAATGTGGTATTTAACTGTGTCTTCTGCGTGTGTGCAGTCTAGATATTGGAAAAGATCGAAGGATCCTAACTGCGAAAGTGAGAGGTATAGTCTCTACAATCACTGGGCCAGATTCTTGTGTTGCTACAAAGAGCAGCCCCTCAACCTTATAAGGTAATACTGTAGAACAAAATCCTCACATCTGTGGTGTATTTACATGAGTCTGGTGAAAGAATTTACAAcatgaattttatttttcccTTCAACAGGAAGTATTATGGGGAGAAGATTGGTATTTATTTTGCGTGGCTGGGGTTCTACACTGAGATGCTGTTCCTTGCTGCAGTCGTAGGAACAATTTGTTTTGCCTACGGATACCTCACCTACAATGAGAACCAGTGGAGGTGAGTTTTACAAAGAATACTGAGATAGTTATTTTTGCTGGTCTTTCAGATGTCATTGTATCATtggttgtttatttatattattaatgttattgttatgtctattaaaaaaaaaattcctctTTTCCCTCCAGTAAAGAAATATGTAGTGAGGAAATCGGAGGCAATATTGTCATGTGTCCGCTGTGTGACAAGAAATGTAGCTACTGGAAACTCAACTCAACATGCAACTCATCATGGGTGAGACATCCTTGCTTTGTGACtgagttgtttttgttcatgATTCATATTCTTCCAATAATATGTGACATTCAAAAGGTGGTTACaactcattgtcaacaaatcagtTTTTCATTACCTCACTAATTCTCAAACATGTTCTTCTTTCAGCAATCGCACCTATTCGACAATGTGGCAACAGTGTTTTTTGCCATATTCATGGGGATTTGGGGTGAGTAACTATGTCTTctttctgcattttttattttctgaccCAGTGCACCATCTAGTGGCAGCTGTTAAATTTCTATTAGTCATTCATAATCACTGTTTCTCACTTTGAACTTATAGGGTaatttcacccaaattacaaaaaaatgttctcAGTAACCTGTAGTTATAGTTGtacatagttttggttttatttgttgagACTTTGAGATCCAACACTTGGCATGCCAAGCTTTTTCCAAAAGCTATAAATACCGATTCAATAAAACTGAACAAGGTTACTATTTAACCTTGATACCTCTGGTGTGACGGGTCATATGCTCTGCAGTGACGCTGTTCCTGGAGTTCTGGAAGAGGCGGCAGGCCCGTCTCGAGTACGAGTGGGATCTGTTTGACTTTGAGGAGGAGCAGCAACAACTGCAGCTTCGGCCAGAGTATGAGACCAAGTGCACCAACCGCAAGCTGAACCGCATCACTCAGGTGCTTTTGTTCTCATGAAATATTAACTTACTTCTAATTTACAGCTTTAAGTTTGTGTAGCTTCTATAAGGCTTTAACCAGCAGATATGATGTATGGTAGGACTTTGAATGATCACAGATTATAGtatcatttgtatttattggaTACAGGTTCTACACACTGAGCTGCTTGCAGTCATTCATTAGGCCAATTGCTGGACTAAAAAGCTGGTTTGACTCTGAACTTACTCAGTTTAATAGACCTACTGTGGTTTCAGGAAACGAGGAATAGAAAGGATAGTGATAGACACAGACTtgtaaaatgaacagaaaccGGGTGCTATAATTTACCTTGACCACATCCCACCCATCTGTAGGAACTGGAGTATGTTCTTGACAGGACTCCTACAAATCTAATGGGgaaatgttttctgtgctgGGCCACCGTAACACTCTGGGTAAGGGTGGCACTCAACATAGAAtgccagtttggtgtggaagagcTTTTGGCGTCATGTAGTCTGTGTGGATAACAGACATTTCTGGAAAGACTCAGAGGCACGAGTTTCCTTCTCTACCGCATTACTGTATGTCTGATTGATCAGTATCTTGAAAGAAGTTTTTGCAAAAGCATGGCTTCATCAGGAGACTGTCAGATGAAAGAACTGGACCCAGACTGAAACAACTAGAACTCTGATTGGGTGACTTAGCTCTGCTTCACATCTTAGGGCGAGTGGTAATTAAAGGAACCTGGCCTTTTAGAGCTTTCTTTTCAGGATATAACAATGGGTGACTGACTCCTGTGCTTATGCTTTGCTCACTTATGATGTAGGAAATGGAGCCTTACTTACCCATAACAAGCAAGTGTGCACGCACATGTCTGTCTGGAGCCACCGTCCTGTTCTGGGTGAGCATAGTATCTTTGATCTTGATCTTGCTAAATTGCCTTCATCTTCTGTCTGTCCTTCCACCATCTGTCTTTTGTCTTCTGCATCATACTGTTCATCATAATCACTAATATCATCTGACCAGAATGGATTATTGTTGTGTCCCATCGTTTGGAAAAACCCTGTCGCATGTTACTGAGCTTAATGGGACGATCATGCTAGATGTGTTTTCATGgggcatgtgtgtgtccttcaAGCTTGTCAGTTACTTCTACCATCTATGTTGGCTATGATTCACTTTGCTTTGTCCAAATGTCTAACTGTGTTCTGGTGTTTGCACTTGCAACATAATTAGTGTGATGTTTGTACTGAATTTTTGTCTTGTGATATGCTGTGTGCCATGTAGCTGTCTTTCATTTTGTCACTGTTGTCTCTGTCCCGAAGATCTCATTGATCATTGCTTGCATCATTGGAGTGATAGCGTACCGTCTGGCGGTATATGCAGCCTTCGCCAGCATCATGAAGGACAGTCCCACCTCCCACCTGCAAGTGGTTGGTCCCTACATCACTCCACAGCTGGCCACCTCTGTCACCGCGTCCTGCATCAACTTTGTCATCATCATGATCCTCAACCTTATGTATGAAAGAGTGGCTATTTGGATCACTGACATGGGTAAGGgccagagcgagagagagcgtATCCCAGATTATTATATATCTGTGTCTTTATTTATCCACACATCAGTGCATGTTATAATAGTCCTTGACATTGTTAAAGTGTAAAATTTTATTCACCTTTTGgtttatgtgtttaaaatatgtttctcacCTTTCACTATGTGACAGAAATTCCAAAGACCCACCTGGAGTATGAGAACAAACTGACAGTGAAGATGTTCCTCTTCCAGTTTGTCAACTACTACTCCTCCTGCTTCTATGTGGCTTTTTTTAAGGGCAAGTTTGTCGGCTATCCTGGAAAGTATGCTTACATGTTTGGCGAGTGGAGCCAACTGAGGAATGAAGAGGTACCAGATATGTCAACCTTACACTGTATAAGATCAGTACTAGTAATTCGACTTGAGCTTAAATTTgagttgatgtttgttttttccccacCCTCCCTCTACCTCAACCTGTCTGCATTCAGTGTGATCCTGGCGGCTGTTTGATTGAGCTGACCACCCAGCTGGTGATTGTGATGACTGGTAAACAGGTGTGGGGAAACATCCAGGAGGCTCTGGTCCCGTGAGTACTCCAACTGAACCAGTCatccaaaacacatttcatctgCATACAGAATACTGTAGATACAGAAATTCATTACACTCAAGAGTATAGCTGAATCGCATAACTCATGACTATATCAACAGTGGCTGGCGCCTTGTTTAttacttttttgattttttttgtggatCAGATGTGTTTTGTAGATAAAACAGTTAACCAGCAGGTATAATCTTAACACAAAATCTAAAAGATTATGATATCAAGTCATCGGTGGGTGAATAATCAGTTTCCAGTCAAAACCAAAACCGAAATTAACCTTGACTGTTCAGTTCAGATGGACAGGTTCTATGTTTAGAAATGCAGTCATTCCTTGACTGCCATTGTTCACAGGACGATGTAGCCTTCAGTATAGCTGTCAGAGGGTGTGTCATGTTACCACAAAGCTCTCTATTGCCCCTCTGTGTCCTTCAGGTGGTTGATGAACTGGTGGGGCAGCAGGAGGGCACGAAGCCACCCAGACAGTCTGTACAGCCGCTGGGAGCAAGACCATGACCTACAGTGCTTTGGACATCTGGGCCTCTTCTACGAGTACTTGGAGATGGGTAAACATCCAGTACAAACCATGACATAGAGGTGCAGAGATTCAGAGAGATATGTTTAGAGACAGACTAGGCTGCAGTCAAGACCATCTTAGTCTAATTTCAGTCCAGTCCAGGTCTGGAACAAAACTGAGACAAACATTAGTAATTACTgtgacaaacagacacagtaatTATCTGTTTAAATACTGCAGCAAAGTTGAGgaatatgcacaaacacagatttcTGTAAGTGAAAGCCTGTAAACTGTGTGTGATGCTGGGAAGAAATGAATTAAACTTcagtaaaataatgtaaaataagtaTTGATTTCACAACAgaggatagatagatagatagatagatagatagatagatagatagatagatagatagatagatagatagatagatagtgtCCTCTGAGAACCTGCAGATGGTGCTGTTTCCACCCTACTGTCCCTCTCTAACCTCCCTCCTTTCATTGTCCCAGTGATCCAGTTTGGTTTCATCACGCTGTTTGTCGCCTCCTTTCCCCTGGCACCCTTGCTGGCCCTTTTCAACAACATCATCGAGGTTAGAGTGGACGCCTGGAAGCTCACCACTCAGTTCAGACGTCCTGTGGCAGCAAAGGCCCATAGCATTGGAGCCTGGCAGGAAATCCTCAACGGGATGGCCGTCCTCTCTGTTGTAACAAATGTGAGCACTGGACTAGATGACTCTGCTGTGCCTGTCTCTCCATTGATGACATAAGACTGATGTGCCTTTGCAGCACTGAattggttttaactgttttttgtcATCCCAGTTGTACCATAACACACTTTGTAGCTTCCCCAGATGTGCGTCTTCTTTCTCTAACATGTTATTTTCCTGCTTTCCAGGCATTCATTGTGGCCTTCACCTCTGATATGATCCCTCGACTCGTGTACATGTATGCCTACCAGCCAGAGGGTGAGATGAATATGAAAGGCTACATAAACAACAGCTTGTCTGTTTTCAATATCTCAGCGTTTCAAGAAGCCAACAAACCTGAGGACGGGGAGAACCCCTCCTGGTTCAACAGCTCCATCACtaattgcaggtgtgtgtgcttgaaaggctctgtgtgtgtgtgtgtgtgtgtgtgtgtgtgtgtgtgtgtgtgtgagacagagagagtgagagactgTGGATATAAGGcatgttttcactttcactccTTCTTTGGATCCCTGACATTGGTGCAAGCTTTAGTATTTtcaatgaaatttaaaaaaaaaaatgaatcagctgatattttatgtttttctaaCCTTCAATAAATCCCCCAAAAAGTGCAAAaccaacagtaaattgatcctATTAAGTATTACCTTTGTAGCTGAAGCTTATTCCTTTGTGCTTTAGAcgtccattgttgtccaaaaactattaaaaacacatcagtgagccacacagttgcactgggtgacatgttccttcactaAAGTGAACATTTGCACTGTCAATATTTGAggtcaatcccacacacaccgtcctgctacAATAAATACTCTTTACCGCACCAAATCCACAGCTAATAATgtccaacaaatgcactatcaACACCTAAAAACTAcagctgatttaaaaaatgactgaaccttatttttaaaaatgagactCAATGTTTCTGATCAATTCTCAAAGATTTTTGAGTGTCACAGGCAAGCTGTGGAAGTCAGAAAGTTTTGAGAGATGGACTAAAGCATTGCTgattttatgggatttgttgacaataacaaaactgTTTACTCGCCAGCCTCATTCCTACTCCAAGGTTTTTCTCTGAGAATTTGAAAGAAGTAAAGCTTTATAAATACAGCTCTGCTGAATATTTGATGTAGCCGCTTTACTTACATCAccatttaaatttatatttaaatgatgCATGGTTAAGACTGTATGtgtattgttttcatttcacttatATAGATATTATGTTGTCTGCACCATGATATCAGAGTAAATACTATTTCTTTCATCTTTGCACAATTGACTGAAGAATGCTAATTAAccatcttgaatcttgaatcaaAGCTTTGATAAAAATCTGCAATAAATTTAAATCTctgatttcttctttctttgtagGTATCGTGATTACCGCTACCCTCCCGGCCATGAGAAGCAGTACTCCCACACTATGCAGTTCTGGCATATTTTGGCTGCCAAGATGGCTTTCAT is drawn from Thunnus thynnus chromosome 5, fThuThy2.1, whole genome shotgun sequence and contains these coding sequences:
- the ano5a gene encoding anoctamin-5 isoform X4, whose protein sequence is MHRITGKVGGDSLIEMSPTESFNDDINGYHHHDSYSAESLQQERSAIDKQQQSKDSVFFRDGLRRVDFVLSYVDDKDGDKKQDRRKVYEANLVNVGLELETEDKLESEDGKTFFVKIHAPWEVLATYAEVLKIKVPFKANDIPNHSEMPLNWLSTPFRLPDHIMHPEPDYFTAPFNKSKSDFFLIDDKNTFFPPSVRNRIVYYILSRCSYIRDECGDKDKKGIKRLLNNGTYTAAFPLHDSRYWKRSKDPNCESERYSLYNHWARFLCCYKEQPLNLIRKYYGEKIGIYFAWLGFYTEMLFLAAVVGTICFAYGYLTYNENQWSKEICSEEIGGNIVMCPLCDKKCSYWKLNSTCNSSWQSHLFDNVATVFFAIFMGIWVTLFLEFWKRRQARLEYEWDLFDFEEEQQQLQLRPEYETKCTNRKLNRITQELEYVLDRTPTNLMGKCFLCWATVTLWISLIIACIIGVIAYRLAVYAAFASIMKDSPTSHLQVVGPYITPQLATSVTASCINFVIIMILNLMYERVAIWITDMEIPKTHLEYENKLTVKMFLFQFVNYYSSCFYVAFFKGKFVGYPGKYAYMFGEWSQLRNEECDPGGCLIELTTQLVIVMTGKQVWGNIQEALVPWLMNWWGSRRARSHPDSLYSRWEQDHDLQCFGHLGLFYEYLEMVIQFGFITLFVASFPLAPLLALFNNIIEVRVDAWKLTTQFRRPVAAKAHSIGAWQEILNGMAVLSVVTNAFIVAFTSDMIPRLVYMYAYQPEGEMNMKGYINNSLSVFNISAFQEANKPEDGENPSWFNSSITNCRYRDYRYPPGHEKQYSHTMQFWHILAAKMAFIIIMEHVVFVVKFFVAWMIPDVPSEVSARIKRERYLVQEYLHDYEVEKLKIQLSQINNDECTCTPMIYPSVPKHEVLSECL